Part of the Pedobacter roseus genome is shown below.
TTCTTCCGTTTCATTTATACAGCCTAACGGAACGTTCAAACAGGTGAGGCAAAACTAGAAGAAAACATGTTCATCGGGATTAATCAGGATCTGAACCCGATGATAATATCCTATAAATAAAAAATGATGATTTATCGGGTTTTGTTTGTCGTTTAAGCTAAAAAACATCTTTTTTACAGTGGTTTTAAAAGAACTTAAAATAATTTAACGGTAAATAAAGGTGTAAAACACAATGGGTATTAACTTTACAAAATGAAAAAAATAGGATTAATTTCTGATACCCATGGTTTTTTGGATGATGCCGTTTTTAAACATTTTGATGAGGTGGATGAAATATGGCATGCCGGAGATTTTGGCCCCAATGTAGCCGAACCTTTGGCAGCATTTAAGCCTTTGCGTGGGGTGTTCGGAAATATAGATGATGGAGCAATCAGATCAGCCTTTCCGGAACAAAATCGATTTAGCTGCGAAAGGGTTGATGTTTGGATGACCCATATTGGCGGTTATCCGGGTAGGTATTCATCTTTTGTAAAACCAGAAATATACACTAACCCTCCTAAATTATTCATTACCGGGCATTCGCATATTTTGAAAGTAATGTTCGATGAAAAAATAAAATGTTTGCATATAAACCCCGGTGCAGCGGGAAAACATGGCTGGCACAAGGTGCGTACACTGATCAGATTTTGCATTACTGACGAAAATATTCATACCTTAGAGGTTATAGAGTTATCGGGTAGATAATGTAAAATATACA
Proteins encoded:
- a CDS encoding metallophosphoesterase family protein, giving the protein MKKIGLISDTHGFLDDAVFKHFDEVDEIWHAGDFGPNVAEPLAAFKPLRGVFGNIDDGAIRSAFPEQNRFSCERVDVWMTHIGGYPGRYSSFVKPEIYTNPPKLFITGHSHILKVMFDEKIKCLHINPGAAGKHGWHKVRTLIRFCITDENIHTLEVIELSGR